One Mus musculus strain C57BL/6J chromosome X, GRCm38.p6 C57BL/6J DNA window includes the following coding sequences:
- the Mageb16 gene encoding melanoma-associated antigen B16, with product MSQSSEECAADQGQTCEETQKLQVAAASIDVEEPCSSPHLMATSLKDQTSEETQVSKDVEEPCSSSQLLMASDQDDSEDETASTSSDLQHPYDSSSESTEDLDDQEVQGSPVIPPDQSDSTDLPVMTVDGKVDFLVNYMLYKYQVKEVMSMNDIMTLIVREDEDRFHEILMRASERMEMVFGLDVKEVDPINHCYALFIKLGLTYDGMRNDEYSFPKTGLLILILGVVFMKGNRATEEEIWEVLNPMGIYAGMTHFMFGDPRELITDEFVREQYLEYQPIANSDPIQYEYVWGLRAKAETSKMRVLEFVAKVHGSDPTVFLSQYEEALIEEEERTLTMLLEHADSSSTSGESSSDTSSNFSQV from the coding sequence ATGTCTCAGTCTTCAGAAGAATGTGCAGCTGACCAAGGCCAGACCTGTGAAGAGACCCAGAAACTACAGGTTGCAGCAGCCTCCATCGATGTTGAGGAGCCATGTTCCTCACCTCATCTTATGGCTACTAGTCTGAAGGACCAGACCAGTGAGGAGACCCAAGTCTCCAAGGATGTGGAGGAACCATGTTCCTCTTCTCAACTTCTTATGGCTAGCGACCAGGATGATTCTGAAGATGAGACAGCCAGTACTTCCAGTGATCTTCAGCATCCCTATGACTCTTCAAGCGAGTCTACTGAGGATCTTGATGACCAAGAAGTGCAGGGTAGCCCAGTCATTCCACCAGATCAGTCAGATAGCACAGATTTACCTGTGATGACTGTAGATGGGAAAGTTGATTTCTTGGTGAATTACATGCTGTACAAGTATCAGGTGAAAGAGGTGATGAGTATGAATGATATAATGACACTCATTGTCAGAGAGGATGAAGATCGTTTTCATGAAATCCTCATGAGAGCTTCTGAGCGCATGGAGATGGTCTTTGGGCTGGATGTGAAGGAAGTAGATCCTATCAACCATTGCTATGCTCTCTTTATCAAATTAGGTCTCACCTATGATGGGATGCGCAATGATGAGTACAGCTTTCCTAAAACTGGTCTCCTGATACTCATCCTGGGTGTAGTCTTTATGAAGGGCAACCGTGCCACTGAAGAGGAGATTTGGGAAGTATTGAATCCAATGGGAATCTATGCTGGGATGACTCATTTCATGTTTGGTGACCCTAGAGAGCTGATAACTGATGAGTTTGTGAGGGAGCAATACCTGGAATACCAGCCAATAGCCAATAGTGATCCCATACAGTATGAATATGTGTGGGGGCTACGGGCTAAAGCTGAAACTAGTAAGATGAGAGTGTTAGAGTTTGTGGCCAAGGTTCATGGGTCAGACCCTACTGTGTTCCTTTCTCAGTATGAAGAGGCACTGattgaagaagaagagagaacccTTACCATGCTATTAGAGCATGCTGATTCAAGTTCTACTTCTGGTGAAAGTTCTAGTGACACAAGCAGCAACTTCTCTCAGGTCTAG